A region from the Aegilops tauschii subsp. strangulata cultivar AL8/78 chromosome 5, Aet v6.0, whole genome shotgun sequence genome encodes:
- the LOC109780533 gene encoding transcription factor MYC2-like, translated as MDELLSPCSSFLPPPPPPQLATADENHHEVLEFTSCEVPEQWLLGDVVAAAKSEEGDYLGPEGSSSLSPDTELPPASLQASAKKRRGRKPGPRPEGPTPSHVEAERQRREKLNRRFCDLRAGVPTVSRMDRTSLLADAAAYIAELRSRVAQLEDEGRQAAASRWDWEVSNASASSSRSGHAGSMHHPACDDVVEVRMVGKDAAAVRVTSAGGAPHAPARLMGALRSLELQVQHACVNCVEGVTVQDVVVDVPAALQDDGVLQCALLQRLRDNS; from the coding sequence ATGGACGAGCTGCTCTCCCCGTGCTCATCCTTCTTGCCACCACCGCCGCCTCCCCAGCTCGCCACTGCGGACGAGAACCACCATGAGGTCCTCGAGTTTACCTCCTGCGAGGTCCCCGAGCAATGGCTGCTCGGCGACGTCGTCGCGGCGGCCAAGAGCGAGGAGGGAGACTACTTGGGGCCTGAGGGGAGCTCCTCGCTCTCCCCGGACACCGAGCTGCCGCCGGCGAGCCTACAGGCTTCAGCGAAGAAGCGGCGTGGGCGGAAGCCGGGGCCGCGGCCGGAGGGCCCCACCCCCAGCCACGTCGAGGCCGAGCGGCAGCGCCGCGAAAAGCTGAACCGCCGGTTCTGCGATCTCCGCGCCGGCGTGCCTACCGTGTCTCGCATGGACAGGACCTCCCtcctcgccgacgccgccgcctaCATAGCCGAGCTACGCTCCCGCGTCGCGCAGCTCGAGGACGAGGGTCGGCAGGCGGCCGCCTCGAGATGGGACTGGGAGGTGTCGAACGCATCGGCTTCTTCGTCCCGAAGCGGCCACGCCGGCTCCATGCACCACCCGGCCTGCGACGATGTGGTGGAGGTGCGGATGGTGGGGAAGGATGCAGCGGCGGTGCGCGTAACGAGCGCGGGAGGAGCCCCACACGCGCCGGCGCGGCTGATGGGCGCGCTCAGGTCGCTAGAGCTGCAGGTGCAGCACGCGTGCGTGAACTGCGTGGAGGGCGTGACGGTGCAGGACGTCGTCGTCGACGTGCCCGCTGCGCTCCAGGACGACGGCGTCCTCCAGTGCGCTCTGCTTCAGAGGCTCCGCGACAACTCCTAG